From Actinomyces procaprae:
TGGTCTTCTCCTGATTCAGGCTCAGCCCGTGGGCGGCGACCCGGGAACTGAGCAGGTCGTAGGCGGACAGCAGGTCGTCCTCGGTGGGGGCGCACACGACGATGTCGTCGGCGAAGCGGGCATAGCCGTAGCCGGCGTCGCACAGCGCGGTATCGACGTCGGCCAGCGCCAGGTTGGCCAGCAGCGGGGACAGGCAGGAGCCCTGGGCGATACCACGGCCCCGCACGCGCCGCTCGCCGTGGGCGCGGCGGGGCCGGGCGAGCAGACGGATCAGGTTGATGGTCCGCGTGCACCGCAGCACCGGGGAGAGCACGGTGAGGGCGTCCTCGACGTCCGCGTTGGGGAAGTAGTCCTCCACGTCGGTGCGCAGCACGTACTGGTAGCCGTCGTCGCGGAGGGTGGCGAGCAGGTCGATGGCGTCGTCGGTGCCGATGCCGGTGCGGTAGGCGAATGAGCAGGTGGACATCAGCAGGTCGGCCCTGTGGGCGATCGTATCCAGGACGGCGCGCTCGACTATGCGGTCGCGAATGGAGGGGACGTGGAGCGCCCGTGTCTCGCCGGGCTCACGCTTGGGGATGTCCAGGCGCATGAAGGGCTCGGGGGTGTAGATGCCCTCGCGCAGTGAGGTTGAGAGTTCGTCGAGGAAGCGCTCGAGGTCGCCGACGATGGCGCGGGTCTGCTTCTGGAGCACCCCGTCGCGGGCGTCACGTGCGAGCACGGTCTCCCAGGCCGCTGTCAGGGTCTCGATCGAGCTGATGCGCTCGTACACGGAGTTCGAGGTGGTACCGGCCGAGTCCTGTGCGTCGGCGTCCGCGGACGCAGTCGGCAGGAGGGAGCGCCTCGCCAGTGGTGGAAGGTCCTGGCCGAGGAACTGGTCCCGGCGCGGAGCACGGAACTCGTCATTGCGGCGGCGCCTGCGCCGTTGCCGATAGCTCCTGGGACCTCGCCGGCGAGCAGGCGCCGGGATTCCCGTCGGACGTGCTCCGCCGGCGGAAGGTGGTGGGATGTCTGGGTGCGAGTCCATTCCATGATCTCTTCGTCGAGTGGCGAGGTGGCGCAGGTTGATCGTAGCGCCGACGGCGTGAATGAGTGGGGCATTCGGGCACACCGGCACCCACCATCCGCCCTCGGGAGAGGCGGTGGCGGGCGAAACCGTACATCCGAGCGCACAAGACCGCCTAGATCAGTCCGGTCATACCAGTTATACTCAGTGTGTGAAGACAGCGGTATCCATTCCAGACCCGGTATTCCAGGAGGCCGAGGAAGTTGCGCGGCGCCTCGGCTGGAGCCGTTCGCAGCTGTACACGAAGGCCGTCCACGACCTGATTGTTCGCTACAGCGATGATCCTGTGACTGAAGCGCTCAACGCCCTCGAAGATGTCGAGTCGGCACAGACGCCGTTGACACCGGCCAGGAGACTCATCGAGTCGGGGGCATGGCCGTGGTAGCTCGGGGTGAGGTCTGGTGGCTCGACTTCGGCGACCCCATCGGCTCGGAACCCGGCTACCTCAGGCCCGCCCTGATCGTCTCCTCGGACCGGTTCAACCGATCCCGTATAGCCACCGTCATCGTGTCAGCCATAACCAGCAACCTGCGCCTGGCAGCGGCGCCGGGCAACGTCGAGCTGGAGCGCGGTGAGGCGGGTCTGCCCAAGCAGTGCGTCGTCAATGTCTCGCAAACTCTTGTCGTTGACCGCTCCAGGTTGAACAACCGCATCGGCGCTGTCCCCATGCACATTCTCGCCCGCGTGGACGATGGACTTCGACTGGTGCTGGACCTTTGACCGCAGGCCCGCAGGGCAGGCCCCGGTGTAACGGGCTCTTCCAGCTTGAGGGTGCGTTGTCCGGCGCACGTGTGGCTCGCGTGCTGCTCTACTCACCTGCGGGTACGCCTGCGGCGGCGCTCGCTGCTGCCGCACATCCCGGAAAAGTGTCCAGATTCGGGACAAACGCCGCCCACGTGGGCGTGAGTCGTTCTGGAACCCGCATGATTCCAACGTTTTGGTCGTGGCCTGGGACGCTGCCCGCACCGTTTGTCCCGAATCTGGACATTCACCACCACTCACACCCCGAACGCCAGCTGTCCGCGCGTATACGCCTGGGCTCGACACGCGCGACCAGCCCGCGGGTTCGACTACTGACACCGGGCAGGCCCACCAGCCAGGCCCGAGTCACTACCACACCAGACCGAGGCGCCCGCGCCTACCCCACACCCCTAAATCCGGAAGAGCCCCTTATCAACGGCGTAGCGATTCGATACGCCTGCGGGTCTTAATGCACCTTGAGGTGCGAGGCGCTTCCTGACCCCATGTGGGGCACGATCTTCAAGCCGAGCGAGGAGGTCTTAATGCACCTTGAGGTGCGAGGTGCTTCCTGACAGGTCGCCCTGATCTTCCAGCTCAACGGACGTCCGTCTTAATGCACCTTGAGGTGCGAGGTGCTTCCTGACTAACAATTTGGACAGGAGGTCCAGAATGATAGCAATCAGTCTTAATGCACCTTGAGGTGCGAGGTGCTTCCTGACTCAGGTTTGAGACGGAGGTCTGGTCGGAGGAGCGTGTGTCTTAATGCACCTTGAGGTGCGAGGTGCTTCCTGACCTATGTCGCGGCGATGGTCAAGGAGCGTGCGTGACAGTCTTAATGCACCTTGAGGTGCGAGGTGCTTCCTGACCTGCGCGAACGTAATTTTGTGCTTCACAGCCCTTGTCTTAATGCACCTTGAGGTGCGAGGTGCTTCCTGACACGTCTGCGTTGTGCAGCAGAGGACCGGGAAGAGATGTCTTAATGCACCTTGAGGTGCGAGGTGCTTCCTGACTCAAGGAGGAAGCATGAGTAACGACCGCAATGACTGGTCTTAATGCACCTTGAGGTGCGAGGTGCTTCCTGACTCGCCCGTGGCCGGCTACGGCCGACACTGCAAAAGTCTTAATGCACCTTGAGGTGCGAGGTGCTTCCTGACTCGCCGCACAGGCCGACACCGCCGCCGAGGCGGAAGTCTTAATGCACCTTGAGGTGCGAGGTGCTTCCTGACGAGCTGAGTAAGGAGGATCTAGAGCGAATCGGTCTTAATGCACCTTGAGGTGCGAGGTGCTTCCTGACGCAGCCCCAGTCCCAGGCTCCCGCTGCGAACGAGGTCGTCTTAATGCACCTTGAGGTGCGAGGTGCTTCCTGACGCGTCAATCACGCCCTCAACAAACTTTCCTTCTCGTCTTAATGCACCTTGAGGTGCGAGGTGCTTCCTGACCGTCTCCGCCGAGCGCGTCCAGCGTCGCGTCACCAAGTCTTAATGCACCTTGAGGTGCGAGGTGCTTCCTGACGCGACGATGCGTAACAAAAAATTGATGTCGGTCATGTCTTAATGCACCTTGAGGTGCGAGGTGCTTCCTGACCTACCAGAACACCATCACCACGTCCGTGAAGCAGAGCGTCTTAATGCACCTTGAGGTGCGAGGTGCTTCCTGACTATATGTTGGGCTCTGGGCAGACGCTTGCCCGGAGGTCTTAATGCACCTTGAGGTGCGAGGTGCTTCCTGACCTAGCGCTGCGCTCCGCGCGGCGCGGCCGGCACGTTCGTCTTAATGCACCTTGAGGTGCGAGGTGCTTCCTGACGTATCAACGAAGCTGTCAACCGCGTCATCGCCGCCAAGTCTTAATGCACCTTGAGGTGCGAGGTGCTTCCTGACCTTCCGTCGGCACGCCGGGAACACTCTTCGGGAGAAGTCTTAATGCACCTTGAGGTGCGAGGTGCTTCCTGACATGTCTATTGTTGCGGCTGGGCTGGACTATACAGCGTCTTAATGCACCTTGAGGTGCGAGGTGCTTCCTGACGGGCGCTTTGTAGATAAACGCACACTTCACCAACGGGTCTTAATGCACCTTGAGGTGCGAGGTGCTTCCTGACCAATTTGGACAGGAGGTCCAAATGGAAGCCAACGTCGTCTTAATGCACCTTGAGGTGCGAGGTGCTTCCTGACCCCTACCCCTGGAAACCGCGTCATTCCGCCACTTCCAGAGGCGAGATCGCCACCGACCCCGCAAGCACCCCACGGGACCGACCGGCACCACCCCAAAAGTACCACCTTTCGTTGAAAACACGCCAAGCGCCACCGACACCCCTCCAGGCCCCTCCAGCCACCAACTTTCAACGAAGTCATGCGGAAAAGTCGGGGTCAAAACGTACCAATCTTTGTATCGTAGACCGAACTGTGACCTACCAGCAGGTGTCACACCATCCACACAGGCCACACCAACGCCACCAGCCACACCCGCAACCCGGCACTGTCGCTCCGTCTCCTCTCCCCTTGCCAACGCCCCCTGTACAACGGCACTCCTCATCGCAAGACTCCACCAGCTAGTACAGCTAATTCGCTCCCGTACCCGCTTGATCGGTGACAGGATGTACTCGGCGTCCCGATCCCACCACCGCCGCACACAACGTCGTGACGCACACGCGTACAAACCAGCAGGAGGCGTGACCGTGCCCGCTACCGTGTACATCCGCTTCGATGTCGACGCCCGCGTCCACGCCACGCCCCGACGTCTCCACGCGGCCTGGGGCCACGTACTGGATCTGCCCGCAGGCATCTCCCCCGCACGCGCCCGGCACCTGCCCAGCCTGGCCCACCGCACGCCGCACGACGCCCCCGGCCCCAAGCCCTACTGCCTGGGCCAGATGGACGAGTCGCCGGGCATGATCGGAATCGAGCTGCGTATCCTGAACGATCACCTCCTGGACACGCTCGACGCCTGGCTCGCCTGGGGCGGCGTACTGCCGCTCGGCGACGGCGCCGAGCACACGGTCCTCGCCGCCGCCCTGGAAGCGCAGGTGCTTGAGCAGTCCTCCTGGGAGGAACTGGCCGCCACCTGCGAGCACAACGCCTGGAGCATCCAGCTGCTGTCCCCCACCGTGTTCACCACCCGGGGCCGACACTCGCCCGGCATCACCCCAACATCCCTGGCAACCAGCCTCCACAGCCGCTGGCGCCGCTGGTCGCCCCAGACCGCGCCAACGCTGCCGGAACGCGCCCATCTGGAACGGCTCCTGGCCATGGAGGACCGCACTCACGCCGTCGCCGTCGGCCTGGGCATGCCCCGACGCGACTCCCGCGGCCGACTCGCCGACCGACGCATCCCCGCCCGCGCCGGCCGGCTGCGCATCTGCGGCCCCACCGGCACCCCGGCCACGGCCGCCTTCTCGCGGCTAATGGCCCTGGCCCGCTATACCAACGTCGGTTCACATACCTCCTACGGAATGGGCGTGATCGACGTCATCCCCGACCCGCTCCCCTGACAATCGTTGGACACGCACCCGACGCGGCACCAGGCTCGACGGCGTCATCCAGGCCGAAGCCCACGCCTCAGCCGCCGTAGACCTCCGGGCGCAGGGTCCCGATGAACGGCAGGTTGCGGTACTTCTCCGCGTAGTCCAGCCCGTAGCCGACCACGAACTCGGTGGGGATGTCGAAGCCGACGTACTTGACGTCCACCTCCACCTTGGCAGCCTCCGGCTTGCGCAGCAGGGTGGCGATCTCCACGCTGGCCGCGCCGCGGCTGGACAGGTTCCCCAGCAGCCAGGACAGGGTCAGCCCGGAGTCGATGATGTCCTCCACCACCAGCACGTGCCGGCCGGTGACGTCCGCGTCCAGATCCTTCAGGATGCGCACGACCCCGCTGGACTTGGTGCCCGACCCGTAGGAGGACACCGCCATCCAGTCCATGGGCACCGAGCGGTGCAGTCGGCGCGACAGGTCCGCCATCACGTAGACGGCCCCCTTGAGCACGCCCACCAGCAGCAGGTCGCGGTCGGCGTAGTCGACGTCGATCTGTGCGGCCATCTCATCAAGGCGCTGGTTGATCTCCTCCTCGGTGATGAGCACCTGCTGCAGGTCCTGTCCCATGTCCGCGGCATCCATGTGTGAGCCTCCTGGTTCTCCGGCGAGTTCTCGGCATACAACTTGCGGCGGCTGGGGCGGCGTCGGGAGAACGCGAGGGCTCCAGTCCCGGCGGCATCCTTTCACACCCGGCTACAGTCCCAGCCGCTCGATCCAGGCCTCGGGCCGGGCGATCTCCTCGGGCCGCGGCAGGTTCTCCGGCGCCCGCCACACCACGTTCAGTCCCGCATGCCCCACCCGGTCGACGACGGCGCGCACGAACTCCGCCCCGTCAACGTACTGGGCCCGCTTGGCCTCCGCCCCCAGCAGCCGCTCCAGCACCGTGGCCGCGGCACCGTCGCGAGAGTGCCGCAGCACGGCACGCAGCCGGTGCACCGAGGGCATCCGGCTGGGCTCGACGGCGTCGAGCACCGCCTCCGCATGCCCCTCCAGCAGCGCCATGGTGGCGGCGACGGCGGCCAGCCGTTCACGCTCGGCGGCCCCCAGGCGGTCGGCCAGCAGCGGCGAGAGCGCCTCCGGCCCCGCCGCCGTCCCGGACCGCAGCGCCCGAACCAGTCGGGACACGCCCCGGGGCTCGCCCGGTTCCGGCAGGCGCACCAGCGCGTCGGCGACCTCAACCACCTGCGCGGCCAGATAGTCGGCCAGCCAGGGCGCGGCCGTCAGCTGCAGGACGTGAGCGGCCTCGTGCAGCGCCACCCAGGCGGGCAGGTCCAGCCGGTCCAGGTCCCACTCCCGCTGCACACCGAGCACATTCGGCGCCACCAGCAGCATGCGGACCGTGCCCGCGACGGCGCCAGCACCCGGCCCCGCGGCGGCCCCCTGCGCGGGGTCAGGCGCGGCCTGGTGGGCGGCCCCAGCACCCGCGCCCGCGTCCACGCCGCCGCCCTCTCCGGGCTCCGCCCCCGCCGGCAGCACCTGGCCGAGCACACGCGTGGACACCAGGCCGAGCAGGCCGGCCACCGCGCCGGTCACGGCGGCGCGTCCGACGCCGTCGGGCACCCCGGCCCGCGAGCCCGCGGGCTCCGGCACCCGCTCCATGAGCGTGCGCAGGAACGCGGCATTGGCCCGCTGCAGGCCCGCCCGGTCCACCACCAGCACACGCATCGTCTGCGCCGCCAGACGGCCCGCACGACTCATGCCGGTGATCTGCGCCGCCCACGGCAGCGCGTCCTCCGCACTGCGCCGCAGCAGCACCACGATGCCGCGGCGGTCCGCCCCGGGCACCCGCGGCCCGGCCGGCGTGGCCAGGCGGGCCAGCCGCAACGCCCCCTCCCAGTCGACGCCGTCGGCCGCAGCCCCGCAAGCCGCAGCCCCGCCGACGCCGTCCTGGACGGGCCCGCCCGGCACCGCGCTCACCGCTCAGCCCCCGCAGCCGCAGGCGGCCAGCGGGGAGACCAGATCGTCGTCGATGGCCATCCGGGCGGAGTACAGCCCGCCCTCCTCGAAGCCGTCCACGATCACACTGAATGCCAGCAGGCGCCCGTCGGCGGTGACCACCGTGCCCGTCAAGGATGCCGCCGTATCCAGGGAGCCGGTCTTGGCGCGCACCGTGCCCGCGCCGGAGATCCCCACGTAGCGGTCATCCAGCGTCCCGTCCAGGCCGCCCACGGGCAGTGCCGTCATGAGGCTGCGTCCGGTGGTGCCGGCGTCGTCGCCCGCCGCCCGGGCGATGATCTGGGCCAGGAGCCGGGCCGGGACCTTGTCCCCCAGGGCCAGGCCGCAGGAGTCGCGCATGGTGACGCCGCTGACGTCGAAGCCGTCGTCCCGCAGCCGGGCGAGCACCGCCCGAGTCGCGCCGTCGAAGCTGGCCTCCTCCCCGGCGGCGAGCGCCACCAGGCGCCCCTCAACCTCCGTCATCGTGTTGTCGGAGGCCTTCAGGGAGACGGACAGGATGTCGGCCAGCGGCGCGGACTCGACGGCCGCCAACTCGGTGGCCTCCGCGCCCGCCGCCGCCCGGCTGACCTGCCCGGTCACCGAAATGCCGGCGGCGCGCAGGTGGTCGGCGAAGACCTGGGCGGCATCCATGGCGGGGTCGGCCGGGTAGCCGCCGGAGGGGTAGGCGGTCACGTCAACCATGAGCGGCTGTATCGGCGCCACCCAGGACTCGTTGCCCGCGGCCCAGGCGTCGTTCCAGGTGGGACCGGTGAACAGGGTGTCATCCAGGGCGACGGTGACGCTGGTGACGCCCTGCGCCTCCAGCTGCGCGGCGGCGCTCCGGGCCAGGTCGCCCAGGCCGGCGCGGCCCACCGTCGCGTCCGGGTCGCCGGCGTCCTCAGCGAGCAGGACGTCCCCGCCACCCACCAGGGTCAGCGTGCTCCCCTCCAGGACGGCGGTGGTGCGCAGCGTGTGCTCGGCGCCCATGAGTGACAGCGCCGCCCAGGCCACCGGCACCTTGTTCGAGGATGCGGGAGTCAGGGGCGAGCCGGCGCGAACATCCACCAGTTCCTCGCCGCTGACCACGTCCACGATCGACACCCCTGTCGTGCCCTTGCCTACCCGCTCATCCCCCGCCAGCGTGTTCGCCAGGGCGGTCAGCTCGGCGGCATCGGGCACCGGTGCGTCCGCGGCCAGGCCGGAGGCGGCGTCGGGCTCCTGGGCGACGGCGGAGGCCGTGGGGAAGGGCTGGACCGTGTAGTCGGCGGGCGATGCGGTCAGCACGCCGGGTACCAGATCCAGTGCGTCGGCCAGCCCGTAATAGGCGCCGAAGACGACGAGCGTGGCTGCCGTCAGGGCAGCGATCTGGGCCTTGTGCACGGCTCCTCCGAGGGTCGGGCGGACGTTGTAGGCGAGCTTCGGGCGCGACCGCGGCGGGAAGCCCTGCCACCTCGGGCGGGCCGCATGGCTTTCCCCTCCGGATGCGCCGTCATAGTCCACACTAGTGCTATCGGACCGGCCCTTCCGGCGCGACGCCGTCCTCGTCGTGTCGCGGGCAGGCCGGCGTCCCGAGCACTCGGGGCGCCCACACGCAGGCAACGCAAGATATGGAGACAGCCGTGGAATTCGACGTGACGATTGAGATCCCCAAGGGGAACCGCAACAAGTACGAGCTCGACCACACCACCGGGCGCATCAAGCTGGACCGGATGCTGTTCACCTCCACCCGCTACCCCGACGACTACGGGTTCATCGACAACACCCTGGGCGAGGACGGGGACCCGCTCGACGCGCTGGTCCTGCTGGAGGAGCCCACCTTCCCGGGCTGCCTGATCCGCTGCCGCGCCCTGGGCATGTTCCGCATGCGCGACGAGAAGGGCGGGGACGACAAGGTCCTGTGCGTGCCCGCGGGC
This genomic window contains:
- the dacB gene encoding D-alanyl-D-alanine carboxypeptidase/D-alanyl-D-alanine-endopeptidase; this encodes MHKAQIAALTAATLVVFGAYYGLADALDLVPGVLTASPADYTVQPFPTASAVAQEPDAASGLAADAPVPDAAELTALANTLAGDERVGKGTTGVSIVDVVSGEELVDVRAGSPLTPASSNKVPVAWAALSLMGAEHTLRTTAVLEGSTLTLVGGGDVLLAEDAGDPDATVGRAGLGDLARSAAAQLEAQGVTSVTVALDDTLFTGPTWNDAWAAGNESWVAPIQPLMVDVTAYPSGGYPADPAMDAAQVFADHLRAAGISVTGQVSRAAAGAEATELAAVESAPLADILSVSLKASDNTMTEVEGRLVALAAGEEASFDGATRAVLARLRDDGFDVSGVTMRDSCGLALGDKVPARLLAQIIARAAGDDAGTTGRSLMTALPVGGLDGTLDDRYVGISGAGTVRAKTGSLDTAASLTGTVVTADGRLLAFSVIVDGFEEGGLYSARMAIDDDLVSPLAACGCGG
- a CDS encoding zinc-dependent metalloprotease produces the protein MSAVPGGPVQDGVGGAAACGAAADGVDWEGALRLARLATPAGPRVPGADRRGIVVLLRRSAEDALPWAAQITGMSRAGRLAAQTMRVLVVDRAGLQRANAAFLRTLMERVPEPAGSRAGVPDGVGRAAVTGAVAGLLGLVSTRVLGQVLPAGAEPGEGGGVDAGAGAGAAHQAAPDPAQGAAAGPGAGAVAGTVRMLLVAPNVLGVQREWDLDRLDLPAWVALHEAAHVLQLTAAPWLADYLAAQVVEVADALVRLPEPGEPRGVSRLVRALRSGTAAGPEALSPLLADRLGAAERERLAAVAATMALLEGHAEAVLDAVEPSRMPSVHRLRAVLRHSRDGAAATVLERLLGAEAKRAQYVDGAEFVRAVVDRVGHAGLNVVWRAPENLPRPEEIARPEAWIERLGL
- a CDS encoding inorganic diphosphatase is translated as MEFDVTIEIPKGNRNKYELDHTTGRIKLDRMLFTSTRYPDDYGFIDNTLGEDGDPLDALVLLEEPTFPGCLIRCRALGMFRMRDEKGGDDKVLCVPAGDQRASWRTDIEDVSEFHRLEIQHFFEVYKDLEPGKSVEGAHWVGREEAEAEIRLSYEREAARIAREGH
- a CDS encoding type II toxin-antitoxin system PemK/MazF family toxin, with protein sequence MAVVARGEVWWLDFGDPIGSEPGYLRPALIVSSDRFNRSRIATVIVSAITSNLRLAAAPGNVELERGEAGLPKQCVVNVSQTLVVDRSRLNNRIGAVPMHILARVDDGLRLVLDL
- the hpt gene encoding hypoxanthine phosphoribosyltransferase — encoded protein: MDAADMGQDLQQVLITEEEINQRLDEMAAQIDVDYADRDLLLVGVLKGAVYVMADLSRRLHRSVPMDWMAVSSYGSGTKSSGVVRILKDLDADVTGRHVLVVEDIIDSGLTLSWLLGNLSSRGAASVEIATLLRKPEAAKVEVDVKYVGFDIPTEFVVGYGLDYAEKYRNLPFIGTLRPEVYGG
- the cas6 gene encoding CRISPR system precrRNA processing endoribonuclease RAMP protein Cas6, which encodes MTVPATVYIRFDVDARVHATPRRLHAAWGHVLDLPAGISPARARHLPSLAHRTPHDAPGPKPYCLGQMDESPGMIGIELRILNDHLLDTLDAWLAWGGVLPLGDGAEHTVLAAALEAQVLEQSSWEELAATCEHNAWSIQLLSPTVFTTRGRHSPGITPTSLATSLHSRWRRWSPQTAPTLPERAHLERLLAMEDRTHAVAVGLGMPRRDSRGRLADRRIPARAGRLRICGPTGTPATAAFSRLMALARYTNVGSHTSYGMGVIDVIPDPLP